A window of Deltaproteobacteria bacterium genomic DNA:
CATTCAATAGAGGGTTGGAAATAGCCGCTTCTGTGGCAATCCTTGCTCTATTTTCACCCGACGCTTCTCCTACACCCATCAGTGCTCTGCCCTTTTCAGACATAACTGTTCTCACATCGGCGAAATCTGGATTTACCAATCCGGGCATATTTACTAAATCAGTAACGCCTTGCACTGCTTGTCTTAAAACATCGTCCACCATTTTAAATGCTTCTAATAATGAGGTTTCTTTACCAGCAATTTCGAACAATTTCTGATTTGGAATAACAATAGTGCTGTCTACAATTTCTGTTATTTCTTCAATCCCCCGTTCAGCTACTTTTGCTCTTTGCCTTCCTTCAAATTCGAATGGTTTTGTTATTACCCCTACAGTTAGTATTCCGTTGTCTTTGGCTAATTTGGCAATTACAGGTGATGCACCTGTGCCCGTGCCTCCACCCATACCGGCTGTTATAAACAGCATATCTGTACCTTTGATATTTTCCGTTAAGCTTTCTATGTCTTCTAAAGCTGCATCCCTTCCTATTTCTGGATTAGAGCCCGCGCCCAACCCGCGAGTAAGATTTTTTCCTATTTGCACCTTTGTAGGGGCAGTAGACATAGAAAGAACTTGTGCATCTGTATTTACGGCGATGAATTCTATATC
This region includes:
- the ftsZ gene encoding cell division protein FtsZ, which produces MNDEGTKKGAIIKGVGVGGGGSNAINNMIQADLKDIEFIAVNTDAQVLSMSTAPTKVQIGKNLTRGLGAGSNPEIGRDAALEDIESLTENIKGTDMLFITAGMGGGTGTGASPVIAKLAKDNGILTVGVITKPFEFEGRQRAKVAERGIEEITEIVDSTIVIPNQKLFEIAGKETSLLEAFKMVDDVLRQAVQGVTDLVNMPGLVNPDFADVRTVMSEKGRALMGVGEASGENRARIATEAAISNPLLNDVNIGEAKGILMNITASETFGLHELREITDIIEDVISESVNFKFGVIINNAMNDKIRVTIIATGFEGKKAPVFRLRKSRIENIEKKVPIKTFEDKLDIPTFIRKGIHKREGK